From Brassica rapa cultivar Chiifu-401-42 chromosome A06, CAAS_Brap_v3.01, whole genome shotgun sequence:
AAAATGGCCGTGGCGAGTTGCAGATTGCGGAAGCTCCCTTCTCGGTGAAGCAATCAAAAGTGAAAAGTATCTCGCTGACTCGAGAGTGTTAAAGCTTAGTTGGTATATTGATCGTTAGGCCCAGTATAAgtataataatatatgaatCAGAATGTTTGATTGATGGGCTACTTGTTCTTTCGGGCCCATTAAAGATCTAAACTAAATAATcgggaaaatcgcataaaaaaccttgaaagtgtcaattactagcactttaaaccttgaaaTTTTTTCGCTAGcacttttaaccttcaaagtgacatttttatcataaaaaacctccaaacaagaaaaatgacCTGTTGAACatgttaaaaacagttttttttttcaaacaataattatttaattaataaaataaacaaaaaaattactaaaaatcgaaaaatttaacaaaaaactcacaaattaaaaaatgagaaaaataaataaatatttaaaaattaaaataaaaaataacaaaaaaattcaaaaataaataagatcaaattaaaatggagaaaaataaaaaaaaaacataaatttaaaaaaaaagtgaaattttttgaaactgttttttaaatttttatttttaattttttagtatttattttttattttataaaattttaaaccctaattccaaaacctcaccccttaactctaaaccctaaagtttggattaattaacccaaggggtataagtgtatatttacctctttaatgaaacttatttttgtgactttgaaccttgaatactagtttgagaacaaaaacttggtttggtgttatcttagtctttttttttatcaacacatATCTCTAATGATAATTTCcgacattatatttgaaaatgaaaaaaaaaactttttgaattttcaattttttgaaatttattattattttttctgtattttaatttgatcttatttattttttaatttttagttattttttatttaattttctaaatctttatttatttttctcacttttttttaatttatgagttttttgttaaatttttcgattttattataatttttgtttatttattaattaaataattattttttgaaaaaaaaactgtttttaacctgttcagcaggtcatttttcttctttagaggttttttatgataaaaatgtcactttgaaggttaaaagtgttagtgaaaaaacttcaaggtttaaagtgctagtaagtgacactttcaaggttttttatgcgattttccctAATCAGCTCATGGTTTGAGTCAAAGACTAGTAGGTCTAAGGATCAAATCTTTATTACAGAAGATATTAAGCATTGTGCATAGGTCTAAGGATCAAATCTGTAATATTAAACATTGATTACAGAATAATGTTTCTTTAAAGTCTGGAACTGGTTGACCTACAATACTTTTGAAATAAAGTTAAAGAAACATTATATCATGTATAGTCTAAAACTCATATAGATGTTCATATTGTTACAAAACAAGAACAGAATAAAACAATGGACCATGGGGTTATAACTCTTTCtcaacaaatttttaaaagataagcTTTTTTTTCAATTTGAGCAGCAGCCTAGTTTCTTCAGAGCAGAAACATCGTTTTTAACTTCGATTTTCTCACCTTTGGGGACAGATCCATTCCCGTCTTCACCAGCTTCGACTTGCTTCTTGCTTGTGATGCGGTAAATCTGTGTTAACACCTCTGCAAAGGCGTCCTCGACGTTGGTGGCTTCAAGGGCAGATGTTTCCATGAAGCAAAGCGATTCCTGCTCAGCATAGGATTTGCCATCTTCCGTCGGAACGGCTAGTAAATGGCGCAGATCAGATTTGTTGCCAACGAGCATCACCACAATGTTTGGGTCTGTGTGGTTCTTGAGCTCCTTTAACCACCGGTCTATGTTCTCAAACGTCGCACGGCGGGTTACATCGTATACTAGGAGTGCGCCAACGGCTCCACGGTAGTATGCACTGGTGATGGCACGGTACCTGTGAAGAGAATCAAGCTGCCTCTTAAGATTGTGACGAGAATAAGTGATATAAATTGAGCAAAGGTGATAATAAAGCAATAGTCTTCGTAATCATTTGTCACAGAAGAAACGATCtgatatatgcatatatatatatctcaagCTGTCAAGGGTGTGCATACTAATCCCATATCCTACAATTTTGCCAACAATAGGGTAAACTAAATTTCCAGGTCAAAGAAGGCAGTGAAAACAATCGTTTCAATAAGATTCAACTCAAGCAGATCATGGTCGTATTGAGTCAAAACACATAACTATTATTTAATCTAAATTAAGTTATTAGCTGCTTCCATAATCTTTCCTTCAACGGTAGTCAAATGCCATCAATTCAGACAACCGTTTTCAAAACATTTGTGAACAAAAAGTCAACGAAGAGACAAGACACTACTCCAAAGGCTAAAAACTAGTATAAACAAGCATATAAAAAGACACTGATATATAGCATATAGATTCAATTCCAATGTAGTCTCAAATGAGCTCAGACGAACGGATCAAAAGCTAGCTTCCTCAATTCAATAAACGAAAAAGATTGATCTGTGTGCAATGCATTCACCAAGCAAGATCTAGCTAGAAGACGGATTCACATACACaaatcgacaaaaaaaaaacgaaggaGAAACGAGGAAGACACCTCTCTTGACCAGCCGTGTCCCAAATCTGAGCTTTGATGACCTTACCCTCGACTGTTAATGTCCGAGTGGCGAACTCGACCCCAATGGTGGATTTAGACTCGAGATTGAATTCGTTTTTGGTGAATCTGGATAGGAGATTGGATTTTCCTACTCCGGAGTCGCCTATAATAACAACTTTGAAGAGGTAATCATAGTCATCTTCCACTCTGTACCCTGCCATCTCCGCCGGGACATCACCTCCAATGCCCACCCTCCTTATCGGTCAATCTTTGAAGGACatgaaacaaaaaggaaaaaatataaaatggcaAATTGCTGGAATTTACAGTTAACCCTAAGGAAGGTAAACTATTTACGGGTTTTACCAAGTTTAACCGGAGGGAAAACCGAATTGAATTGAAATACGAACCAAAGATCATAAATTAGACTTAACCGTTCCCAATCCAACTTAAACCCTCCGATCCAATCTCGATTTTAACCATCTCGAACCCGAATCCAAATAACCACTCAATTTCGATTTAAACCAAGTCTCCCCTTTATTTCCATTTCCCCTCTCTCTCGGGATCCCCTCTCTCTCAACGGTTTCCCCCAAATTCGAAAACGTAACCCTAGAACATCCCACTCCCCTTCGATTCCTTTGATTTCCCTTCGATTATTCACCGAAAACGTGTGAATCATGGTTGAAACTAGGCTGGGTAAGAGAAAGGATAGGCCTCCTCCAACGGCTCCTCCTCCGCAAAAGAGCGGGACCTCGAAGAACTCGAAGAAGAACAAACCGAAGAAGAGTTCCAAGAAGAGAAAAACGACGGATGAGGAATCACCGGCGGTTGATTTTGTTGGAACCGTGGGAGTTGCAGAGGAGAATGAAGTAGAAGAACCGGCTAAGGATGTAGAAGATcgggagaaagagaaagaagaatcggagaaggagaaagaaagggaagaagaaaatggagacgaagatgaagaggaagaagaaaatagCGATGAATCTCAAGAAGAGAAAGACGAAAATGGAGACAAAGATGCAGAGAAAGAAGGAAATAGCAATGAATCTCAAGAAGAGAAAGACGAAAATGGAGacaaagatgaagaggaagaaggaaaTAGCGATGAAGAAGTAGAGaacaaagatgaagaaaaaattCAAGAGGAGGAAGACACCGGAGAAGAAGAGAACGGGACTCCCGAAGAGAACAGAGgtcaaaatgaaaatgaaaatcaagAACAAGGAGAACCCCCATTGGAAGCGGAATTAGGAAAtgttgatggtgatggtgaagGGGTTCTCGGGCAAGGAGAAGAGGTAATAAGTGTGGAACTTGAATAGGGTTTAACTAGATATACTAGGAAAGGCTCGGATAACTTAGGAGAACTATGTTTTAGTACTTGCATAACTGATGTAGAACACAATGTTACTTGCAGGAATTAGAGGCAACCGAGGCAATCAAACCGTTGAGGATGTACTTCTATGAGTCGGAgtacaagaaacaaataaagCTAGCGACCAAATGTTTCGTCAAAGACGTTATGGTTACATTTGACAATCTGGAACCGCCGATGAGTGATACTGAGAGGAAGTGGTTTGAGAAGCATCCACAATTCTGTCACGTGTTCCACCTGGAGAAGGACTCAAACCACATGGTCCAAGGAATGTGGATGTTGCTATTGCGGACAGTGGATAGCTCGAAGAGGAAGGAAGTGTGGTTCATTGTGAATGGTGTTCCCATCCGCTATGGCCTGAGAGAACACGCTTTGATCTCAGGTTTTAGCTGCCGCAACTATCCACTTGGGTATAAGGAGTTTGGTGATAGAAAGTTCGTGAAGCGCCATTTCAAGAAGGGAGAATCAATAAGGCTTGAGGATGTCAAAGCGAAGCTGTTGGCTATGGGAGAACACAGAGACCGGCTGAAGATGATGGTTTTGTTCTTTTTAGGAAGTGTTATCTGTGCGCAAACGAAAGTAGGAAAAGGCGCCAGAGATGTTTTGGAATTCTTCCAAAGAGCTGTGGACGATCTCGAGTTCTGCGAAAACTTTccatggggggggggggtactCGTTTGATTACATGGTTAAGGAGATATCGCACACCATAGATCATTTTGGAGGCCGGGTTAGAGAGAAGACTTTATGGCCACTTCCAGGTTTCTGTCTGCCACTGGAGGTAAGCAATTGAAGATAATCACCTTATCATTTGTTAATTTTATTGTGTTAAGTGTTTGTACATGATTGGTATGTAGTTGCTTGCTTTTGAGGCAATTCCCAAGTTGGGATTGAAGTTCAGAAAAGAGGTTGAAGACGTCGATGTAGACTGTCCTAGGATGTGCAGATCAGTCTTTAAATCAGCAGGGATGAAAGGGTTTTCACTTTCAAAATTGAATCGGGAACTGGACAAACTGGACAAAATAACGGTATGTTTCTTCCCCTACAAACTTTGAAAATGTTGTAGCATTATACTAACATaagattattttttggttttaattttttggtatcAGTCACGGGATATCCACAGCATCCTTCCTACCAAGACATAAGAAGAAATAGCTCTTTTGGAAGAGATGAAGAACTCGGTTATGTATTTTGTAAACTCGGTTATGTATTTTGTGGGAAGTTGGACCcattattttgttgttgtgtggATGTTGGAAACCTATTGACTTATTAGGTATGTTGGATGGAACTTGTTCTTGTTATCATGGATGTTGCAATCTTGTTATCATGGAAGTTCTTAtgattattttttgaatgtGCCTCTTAAGGAAAACTAAgaaaagtaggataacttaATGAAAACTAGGACAACTAGGAGAACTTGGAGAACTTAatgaaaactaggaaaactagaAATACTAGGAAAACTAGAAATACTAGGAAAACTAATTCTTCAACACCACACTTAAACTAAGCATACAATTCTTCAAACTTCCTAACAATgtcatcttcttcattttcgTCATTCCCGCCCCCGCCCCTTccctgtcttcttcttctccaagtgACTTTTCATTTCAGAAATGGTCTTCTGTAATTGCTCAATCACTTTATCCTTCTCCTGGATTTCATCACGGGCTTGAAGCAATGCTCTCCTTTGCCATTTTGTACCAACCTCTTCATCGAACCAAGAGAAGTAATTGCATTCATTTCCAAGCTGCAATAAGGTCAAAATTCAAACCCAATTCAAATTCAGATTCCATTATATCCAGATTCCATCATATATTCATACCTTAAAACGCGGACAGCCATAAAAGTGTCGACCAGGATTTTTCTCAGTCCAAGCTTGCCTTATTTTCGCCGGCAAGCCACAGTGACACAACCTCAGACAAGAAAATCGGCGGCGGCTCCTTTGCGATAAAGAcgaacccgaacccgaacccACTTCCATCTTCACTTTTTCCATCTCACTTGCTCGGCGAGGGGGGAAGAGAATTCGATTCTCAAAATAGAGAAGAGAGacgagagagggagagagacacgagagagagggagaggaaATGGGGGGAgaaatagagagaaagagagagggagagatgaAAAAGGGATAAAAAGTCAAACTGAAAGTACTTGAAAGGCTTTGGGAGGGGAGTAAATTTGTGTGGTTGAGATAATTgcccaaaaaaaatttgttcataGTTATACCCAAGATACTAGTATTCCCAACTTTGGTCATAGTTATATTTTTGTCGGTTTCAAATTTATTTAGTGTtactaatctattaaaattggTTATCTAGTTTTACCTTCAATATTACTAGtttaaattgttatatatatagttccGTGCAATTATATTTAGCGAATAGATATAACTCGAAAGTTTCGTTTGTAAGATGTCTTTGGCCAACAAAGTGTTATTGGAATTGCAAGGTCTCGTAAGGGATACATGAGAGTTTTTTTCCTAAATTTCAGAAATTGATAACCgagttttattataaatatatgttagagttgcgaaaacaaatataaaactatgaTATTCAGGTTTTGATAGAGAAAAAACTATGAGATTCGAGTTTTGATATAGATAATACTAATGtcattacaaaacaaagtagatTTCAAGTTTTACGCAGTTTTCCAAGTCATACAACACGATACAACACGAAATGAAACAAAGTTCAAGAGCCACAAAATCAAGTACTCAAATGCATTACTCGAAATATGCATTACTCCAAATTCATCCAAATTTAAACTCTTTTCCTTCCTTGCCGCTTGATGCGATATGGAGGTATGATCTTCACCTCCTTGATCTGATCTGGTACATTCCAAGAAGCCATGTCGGGCACAACATTAAGTGTTCTGGAATACGCCAAATGCCACATTTCCGTCCAGTAGTATTTTGAGCACAACTCATGGATATCAAGGCGCCTGCCATCAACATTCCTAGCGAAATAGATATAAGCTACCAGTCCATGCAGACAAGGGAACTTTTCATAGTCCCACACCTTGCAAGTACAAGTTTTTCCAACCAAGGTCGCCCAAAACACCTTTCCTGCAGTGTCAGTGATCTCGTACTTAAGCTCGTAACTATCAAGTTCCCGCACAGGTAACTTATGTGCAACAGCCCATAGATCGTGCAAGTAGTTCTCAACCCGAGAACTCCAATTCACCTACCGAAATTCATTATACCGAAATTTACCCCGAAACTAAACAAAACTTGTCACAATTACAAATCTATTAAAACCCCCAAAACCTACTTCCGAAATAATGCTCGAACAGAGCATAACTTACCGGCAGCGTTCGAGAagctgagagagagaggagtggAGGAGGAGTGGAGGAGGAGTGGAGGAGGGGGAGAGTGGAGGAGGAGCTGCAGGAGGAGCTGTAGGTTGGGTGGTCTGGGGGGGAGGGGAGCTCGGGGAGAATCGAGattcacttttttctttttttttagaccAAACCAACAAACATAAGAaccacttttaattttttttacagacCAATCCAATTCAGATCCGACCAAACCCGAGTTATGTTGGATGCCGATTTTGGTTTGGGATATTCTTGGTTCCAATTAAAATATGTCCTTTTGGTCTTTTCACATATTCATTAATACTTGATGggtatagtatattttatggTGCATAGGAGATTGATTGAGGAGGAGATTGGGCATTGGAGGTGATGTCCCATCTCCGCCCGCCGTCTCAGAGTGGTTGCTAGTGAGATTTGAAAATAACCCAAGAGACAATGGTGTAAAGGTTAAGGTCACCGTCAGTGACTGTCTGTGATAATAAGCAGAGATCTGGTCCGTTGATCTGTCATGCGCGTGggtgatttttattttacaatttattttttaaccCTTGACACTCGATGGCGTGCCATGTGGCCTTTTAGAAAATCGAAGCGATCTCAGTGCAGGCTATTACGCCGGCGAACTGAGAGTTTCTTCTTAAACTCTGTGCGGTATTTTGCCGGAGAACTTACAGTGGTTTCATCTTACACACACACAGAAGGTAACTTCAGTAGCTCCTCATCTTTGATTTGGATAATAGAtttgagatttaaaaaaaaaaaggaattttaTTCAGGATGGATGGTGAAAGATCTGTCAAAGAGAATCAGATGAACTCCTATAGGGATAGGCTAAGCGATCTAGATGATTTATTGTTATGCAAGATTCTCTCAGGCTTTCCCACAAAGGAATCGGTCCGCACCAGCGTCTTATCAAAACGTTGGAGAAACCTCTGGTTAAGTGTTCCAGCTTTGGACTTAGATTCCAGCGATTTCTCAGATGATGACGTGGTTATGGGTCTCGTGGATAGGTTTCTGTGTTCGGAAAATAAGCAACAACTTGAGAGGTTCAGGCTGGAATATTGGGCTCATCACCAGTTTAGATCTCGCTTCAAGTCTTGTATCGATGCTGTCACTGCGCGTAGTATTCTTCAATTCAATGTTGAGAATTCTGTGGACTATCATGAGTTAGTTGAGATGCCTCCATCTTTCTATTCTTGTGAGAGAGTGGTGAACATAAAGTTGAGCCGCGTGTTCTTGGATCATCCTGAATCTGTATCCTTGCCTTGTGTCAAGACTATGCATCTAGAGAGGGTCAAGTACGATGGTGATTCGACTCTGGAGACTTTAATATCAAGCTGTCCTGCTCTCGAGGCGTTAACCATATTCCGTGGTGCCAATGATAATCTGATAGATGTGTCTGTGCGTTCCCAGTCACTAAAGACCTTCAAATTAGATTGTTTGCGTTGGACAAGTGAAGGTCATGCTGTTCAAATTGATGCTCCAAGACTCGAGTCTATGACTCTCAGTGATCACCTATCTCACAGCTTCATACTACATAGTATTGGTCCCTTAGCAAAGGTAGCCATTGATGTTCGCTTTAATGTGGAAGAAGGTGTCCCACTGGGACCAGATAATTCTTCCAAGATAACTATGCTCCGCGAATTTCTCACCAAGTTATCTACAGTGAAAGAAATGAAAATCTCTAGTGACACTCTAGATGTATGTAACACATGGTTGATTTAATAGCATTACgcttatacaatttttttagtgAACTCATGTTTTCTTTTATCCTTTGCTTGCACAGGTTATTCATGATTACTGTGAAATGGAACAGCTACCTCAGTTATCCAACTTGTCTTTCTTGCATGCTTGCTTCCAAGAAACTACGTGGGAGATGTTGCCAACCTTCCTTGAGAGTTGCCCAAATCTACGCTCTTTCTTCCTGGTGAGTCTTATGCTCTCATGCAAACCACACTGAAGTTTATTATGATTAACTCAAAACTCCCCGGGTTGTATTTTTTGTCAGAGACTTAATTGGGATCCAAGGAGGTTGGTTGATCTTTCATCAGTGCCACGATGTTTACATTCATCTCTCGAGGTTGTAGAGCTGGAGACACCTCATTTTATATACAAGAAAAGGGAAGGAAGATCAATCCAGGGAACCTCAAGTAAGATGAAATTAGCAAAATATTTCCTAGAGAATTGTGGAGCTCTCAAAGAACTGACTGTAAGTCGGAGTTTCTCTTACATCATCAACCAAATCATGTCGATTCCAAGAAGATCTACGGGGTGTGAATTTTTCACTTTCGAGTGACACGTTTCCCTCGGAAGAAACAGTTGTAACAAACTTTGAATAAAGGTGGCGGAAGCTTTAGTGGCTCAGCAATTGTTGCTCATTTGAGGTTCTTGCGTTTAAAATACAGAGTTGAGAGATACTGTATTAGATTCATTCAGAATCTTGTTGTGATTTCTTCGATAGGTTAAGTTATCTACCCGATTCCTTGTTATGCAAGATACTCCCTGACTTCTCCACCGAGGAATCCGTTTACCCCGGGCGTTTTGAGAAAACGCCGGAGAAATCTCTGGTTAAATGTTCCAACACTGAACATAAATTCCAAAAGATTCTCAGGTGATGATGTCTTTGTGAGTTTCATGGATAGGTTAACATGATGCATCCCGTTTCAAGTCCAGGATGGATGCCGTTATCAGGCGTGGGATTCGCCGTCTTCATTTTCATGTTCTTAGTTTTAGTGTTCGTTATGAGGATACCTCCAATTTTCTATTACTGTAAGAGATATTGATTTAAAGATGATCCCAGTTGTCCACAAATTGCAAGAGAGCCACGAAGTTGTTGATATTGTGCGCCACTTTTAAGAGCAAATCGTTGCTTGATGTAGACATGTTAATTAGACCCGAGCCCGCTCGGCCCTAAAAATTATCAGGCTTGGGCTTAGTTTTATAAACCTAAATTTTTTGGGTCTTTCAGGCTAAACCCATTTGGGTCTAAACCCGTTTGGACTAGGACCGACCTGAAAACCCGAAATTTTAtactttaatttaaatattatcgtTCTTGTAATCAAAATCATTATTAGTATTgacatataattttaatattttaattcaaaCTCTAATAAagcaaatataaaatttgttaatacACTTTATTATTTGATCATTATAAgtgtttcattttaaattttgcaaatgcattttcttctttcatgtacaatatgttttttttttcaaactacaAAGTATGAAACGTTTGACtatgtttatcataaatttttttttcttatatgtttagttataacttatattttattatttaaattttattaaatttggtttgtttataatatgttcttaaaatatacgaaaaaagtaaaacatttttgataaagaataaaaatttaaactcactttatattttaaaacaaaaaaaaaatgaaactgttttttttttaaatcacatgTATTAAAATGATGAAAAATCAAAAGTAACAATGACAAATTATTTTTCGAAAAGCCCAAAAAAATCCGAAAAAACCTATAGTCCTATAAAAACCGGACCGAACTTTGAATTTTAGGCCTAAAATGTTTCCGGGCCGGACCGGGCTCAAATTTTTACGCGCGTAGCGGTTTGGACCGGGCCGGGCCGGGCCAGCCCGAATTGACACTCCTAGCTTGATGCGATCCCATAGATCTTTTGTTGCTTCTTTGTGGGAGAAGCTCCACTGGGTGTGAACTTGTAGTTGAAGCTAGATAGAAAAAATTAGATCCGGTGATTCTAAAAATACCAAAAACTAAGAgtttgaaattaataaaaattatgatCGTCACGGACTTTCTGCCGTTAGTagaaaagataagaaaaatgaTAAGTTCTTGGAGAGGGAGATTCCTATCTTATGCTGGAAGATTGCAACTTATAAACTCAGTCATAAGAAGCCTCACAAATTCTTGGATGGCAGCATTCCGACTTCCTAGTGGATGTGTTAAAGAGATTGAGAGAATCTGCTCTGCTTTTTTGTGGTCTGGGCCTGAGTTAAATGGTAGGAAGGCGAAGGTTTCGTGGGAAGATATCTGTCGAACAAAACAAGAGGGAGGCTTGGGGTTAAGACCTTTGAAAGAGGTGAATCAGGTTTGTTGTCTTAAGCTGGTTTGGAGAATTCTCTCTGCAAATTCTCTATGGGTTAACTGGATAAAGACTTACCTCATTCGAAAAGGATCTTTCTGGATGATAAAGGAAACTACTCAGTGTGGGTTTTGGATGTGGAAGAAAATCCTTAATTGTAAGGAGAGTGCTAAGGATTTCTATAGAGTTGAGGTTCGAGATGGAAGGAACACTTCTTTTTGGCATGAGAAATGGAGCTCCTTGTGGGTGTTTAATGGATGTAGTCAGAGATGGAGGGTGCATTGATATGGGCATAGCAATAAATGAAACAGTGGCTGATTGTTTGCGCCATCGACGAAGACATCATCGAGTGCAAACATTAAACAGAATTG
This genomic window contains:
- the LOC103872477 gene encoding ras-related protein RABA1b, with the translated sequence MAGYRVEDDYDYLFKVVIIGDSGVGKSNLLSRFTKNEFNLESKSTIGVEFATRTLTVEGKVIKAQIWDTAGQERYRAITSAYYRGAVGALLVYDVTRRATFENIDRWLKELKNHTDPNIVVMLVGNKSDLRHLLAVPTEDGKSYAEQESLCFMETSALEATNVEDAFAEVLTQIYRITSKKQVEAGEDGNGSVPKGEKIEVKNDVSALKKLGCCSN
- the LOC117125989 gene encoding cilia- and flagella-associated protein 251-like, whose product is MVETRLGKRKDRPPPTAPPPQKSGTSKNSKKNKPKKSSKKRKTTDEESPAVDFVGTVGVAEENEVEEPAKDVEDREKEKEESEKEKEREEENGDEDEEEEENSDESQEEKDENGDKDAEKEGNSNESQEEKDENGDKDEEEEGNSDEEVENKDEEKIQEEEDTGEEENGTPEENRGQNENENQEQGEPPLEAELGNVDGDGEGVLGQGEEELEATEAIKPLRMYFYESEYKKQIKLATKCFVKDVMVTFDNLEPPMSDTERKWFEKHPQFCHVFHLEKDSNHMVQGMWMLLLRTVDSSKRKEVWFIVNGVPIRYGLREHALISGFSCRNYPLGYKEFGDRKFVKRHFKKGESIRLEDVKAKLLAMGEHRDRLKMMVLFFLGSVICAQTKVGKGARDVLEFFQRAVDDLEFCENFPWGGGVLV
- the LOC103872478 gene encoding F-box/FBD/LRR-repeat protein At1g16930: MDGERSVKENQMNSYRDRLSDLDDLLLCKILSGFPTKESVRTSVLSKRWRNLWLSVPALDLDSSDFSDDDVVMGLVDRFLCSENKQQLERFRLEYWAHHQFRSRFKSCIDAVTARSILQFNVENSVDYHELVEMPPSFYSCERVVNIKLSRVFLDHPESVSLPCVKTMHLERVKYDGDSTLETLISSCPALEALTIFRGANDNLIDVSVRSQSLKTFKLDCLRWTSEGHAVQIDAPRLESMTLSDHLSHSFILHSIGPLAKVAIDVRFNVEEGVPLGPDNSSKITMLREFLTKLSTVKEMKISSDTLDVIHDYCEMEQLPQLSNLSFLHACFQETTWEMLPTFLESCPNLRSFFLRLNWDPRRLVDLSSVPRCLHSSLEVVELETPHFIYKKREGRSIQGTSSKMKLAKYFLENCGALKELTVSRSFSYIINQIMSIPRRSTGCEFFTFE